One segment of Phragmites australis chromosome 13, lpPhrAust1.1, whole genome shotgun sequence DNA contains the following:
- the LOC133888650 gene encoding uncharacterized protein LOC133888650 isoform X2 yields MAAATEEPRLLGSVPGVEDAGEIHGAVGEEGRARDDDDDEEILRFMDSVDGYLLLMDSLSSALRQGWLDLASARHSMGPSRVSSTLFDHKEQSAATKLQVVDHAGLKPLESEPLFALSKWCLQEESHSNNDVPVQASTKPKLRHRGSANTPDGNHGRDATTAESSTGADTSNHVQRARSKALSVFGALVSPKLRTAQISFETALELIVEVANSRSNMLASFSQIKE; encoded by the exons atggcggcggcgacggaggaGCCGCGGCTCCTGGGATCCGTCCCTGGAGTGGAAGATGCGGGAGAGATCCACGGCGCGGTGGGGGAGGAAGGACGAGCgcgagacgacgacgacgacgaggagatcCTGCGATTCATGGACTCGGTGGACGGCTACCTCCTCCTCATGGACTCCCTCTCCTCGGCTCTTCGCCAG GGGTGGCTCGATCTGGCAAGTGCTCGCCATTCTATGGGCCCATCACGTGTTTCAAGTACACTGTTTGATCATAAAGAGCAGTCCGCTGCCACTAAGCTGCAAGTTGTCGATCATGCAGGCTTGAAACCATTAG AGTCAGAACCACTCTTTGCTCTATCAAAATGGTGTTTGCAAGAAGAATCTCACTCCAACAATGATGTCCCTGTGCAAGCTAGCACTAAGCCAAAGTTGAGGCATCGAGGATCAGCTAATACCCCAG ATGGAAACCATGGAAGGGATGCAACCACTGCAGAGTCATCTACTGGTGCCGACACTAGCAATCAT GTTCAAAGAGCAAGATCAAAAGCATTATCAGTTTTTGGAGCATTGGTGTCTCCAAAACTACGAACAGCCCAAATTTCATTTGAAACAG cacttgagttgattgtGGAGGTAGCAAATTCAAGGTCAAATATGTTAGCCAGTTTCTCCCAGATAAAAGAGTGA
- the LOC133888650 gene encoding uncharacterized protein LOC133888650 isoform X1, with protein sequence MAAATEEPRLLGSVPGVEDAGEIHGAVGEEGRARDDDDDEEILRFMDSVDGYLLLMDSLSSALRQGWLDLASARHSMGPSRVSSTLFDHKEQSAATKLQVVDHAGLKPLESEPLFALSKWCLQEESHSNNDVPVQASTKPKLRHRGSANTPEDGNHGRDATTAESSTGADTSNHVQRARSKALSVFGALVSPKLRTAQISFETALELIVEVANSRSNMLASFSQIKE encoded by the exons atggcggcggcgacggaggaGCCGCGGCTCCTGGGATCCGTCCCTGGAGTGGAAGATGCGGGAGAGATCCACGGCGCGGTGGGGGAGGAAGGACGAGCgcgagacgacgacgacgacgaggagatcCTGCGATTCATGGACTCGGTGGACGGCTACCTCCTCCTCATGGACTCCCTCTCCTCGGCTCTTCGCCAG GGGTGGCTCGATCTGGCAAGTGCTCGCCATTCTATGGGCCCATCACGTGTTTCAAGTACACTGTTTGATCATAAAGAGCAGTCCGCTGCCACTAAGCTGCAAGTTGTCGATCATGCAGGCTTGAAACCATTAG AGTCAGAACCACTCTTTGCTCTATCAAAATGGTGTTTGCAAGAAGAATCTCACTCCAACAATGATGTCCCTGTGCAAGCTAGCACTAAGCCAAAGTTGAGGCATCGAGGATCAGCTAATACCCCAG AAGATGGAAACCATGGAAGGGATGCAACCACTGCAGAGTCATCTACTGGTGCCGACACTAGCAATCAT GTTCAAAGAGCAAGATCAAAAGCATTATCAGTTTTTGGAGCATTGGTGTCTCCAAAACTACGAACAGCCCAAATTTCATTTGAAACAG cacttgagttgattgtGGAGGTAGCAAATTCAAGGTCAAATATGTTAGCCAGTTTCTCCCAGATAAAAGAGTGA